A section of the Acidobacterium capsulatum ATCC 51196 genome encodes:
- a CDS encoding LysR family transcriptional regulator — MNDWAEFRHFRYLLAILEKQGFRAAAEELHTSQPNLTVQARQFQENAQIRLFRRSRAGRIHPTETGLAFIRLARLLLELRDEVMEVLSSIERGEIVSVCFGSTPLVDPDLFRALCLMHRSLLPSATVRPTHGDVTQVMDEVLNGAIDLALVTLPVKHSELHVELIRRDRLVACLRRDSPLAAKRALLPEDLRDNLGILYDPQRHPAAHVRLLELLHEAGVQVDRYSRASHPSEVQTLVKEGAGIALVREGVRLDEQLITRPLAGVNWTVDTALVYRKAKRVPTVSLIVGKFKQKFSKGVEEILPVVARFPAHSAHEGLPPSSDEAEGLPVQLRLIG, encoded by the coding sequence ATGAACGATTGGGCTGAATTCCGGCACTTCCGCTACCTGCTTGCCATTCTGGAAAAGCAGGGTTTCCGCGCGGCCGCAGAAGAGCTTCATACCTCTCAGCCCAACCTCACCGTGCAGGCCAGACAGTTTCAGGAGAACGCACAGATCCGGCTCTTCCGGCGTTCACGCGCGGGGCGTATTCACCCCACAGAAACTGGTCTCGCTTTCATCAGGCTCGCACGGTTGCTGTTGGAGCTTCGGGACGAAGTGATGGAAGTGCTGAGTTCGATCGAGCGTGGGGAGATTGTCTCGGTCTGCTTCGGATCTACGCCTTTGGTCGATCCCGATCTCTTTAGAGCCTTGTGTCTGATGCACAGATCGCTGTTGCCGTCCGCAACCGTCCGCCCGACGCACGGCGATGTGACGCAGGTGATGGATGAGGTTCTGAATGGTGCCATCGATCTTGCTCTGGTCACCCTGCCGGTGAAACATAGTGAACTTCACGTGGAATTGATTCGCCGGGACCGGTTGGTGGCATGTCTCCGCAGAGATAGTCCGTTGGCAGCCAAGAGGGCATTACTGCCCGAGGATCTTCGCGACAATCTAGGCATTCTCTATGATCCCCAGCGCCATCCCGCCGCCCATGTTCGGCTGCTTGAGCTGCTGCACGAAGCCGGCGTGCAAGTGGATCGTTATTCGCGCGCGTCACATCCCTCTGAGGTGCAGACACTGGTCAAGGAAGGCGCTGGAATCGCGCTTGTGCGGGAAGGAGTGAGACTCGATGAACAACTCATCACGCGGCCGCTTGCGGGCGTGAACTGGACGGTGGACACGGCTCTTGTCTACCGCAAGGCGAAGCGTGTCCCCACCGTTTCGCTCATCGTCGGGAAATTCAAGCAGAAGTTCAGCAAAGGAGTAGAGGAAATCCTGCCGGTCGTTGCCCGGTTTCCGGCCCATTCCGCGCACGAAGGACTGCCCCCGTCCAGTGATGAGGCGGAGGGTCTCCCGGTCCAACTCAGGCTTATTGGCTAG
- a CDS encoding TrbC/VirB2 family protein, protein MIRKLQSHKARKTEARRQVLRYLRASVPTLVAISLSSAAHAQGTMDFSGADTLMQTFKTFAVYAGAIICFGGLIFAGIRMMTGRFQDAIPGLFGALFGAGVLGWGAGWIGSLTGQQM, encoded by the coding sequence ATGATTCGCAAGCTTCAATCCCACAAAGCCCGCAAAACTGAGGCGCGCCGGCAGGTACTCCGCTATCTGCGTGCGTCGGTTCCAACCCTCGTTGCAATCTCTCTTTCCAGTGCTGCCCACGCCCAGGGAACGATGGACTTCTCTGGTGCAGACACGCTGATGCAGACATTCAAAACGTTTGCTGTCTACGCTGGCGCGATCATCTGCTTTGGCGGCCTGATCTTCGCCGGAATTCGCATGATGACCGGACGCTTTCAGGATGCCATTCCCGGTCTGTTCGGTGCGCTGTTCGGCGCTGGGGTTCTCGGCTGGGGAGCTGGCTGGATTGGCTCGCTCACTGGGCAACAGATGTGA
- a CDS encoding VirB3 family type IV secretion system protein translates to MTRRGEQLPINQALNRPRAKLGLDLSAWMAIVFVCVTVFLVGFRLVAMIAFPTLAAGAWLIVRKHPKMFELWGLSLSQKSYYDPRKD, encoded by the coding sequence ATGACCCGACGAGGAGAACAGTTACCGATCAATCAGGCGCTTAATAGGCCACGGGCCAAGCTCGGATTGGACCTCAGCGCATGGATGGCGATCGTATTCGTCTGCGTAACGGTTTTCCTCGTTGGATTTCGTCTGGTGGCGATGATCGCCTTCCCCACGCTTGCAGCGGGGGCCTGGCTCATCGTTCGCAAACACCCGAAGATGTTCGAACTCTGGGGTCTGAGCCTCAGCCAGAAGTCCTACTATGACCCGCGCAAAGACTGA